Below is a window of Hydrogenimonas sp. SS33 DNA.
CGGGGGCTTTCGAAAAAGGAGATCGCAAAACGGGTCGGAAAATGGCTCGAAGCGGTGGGGCTGGAGGGGTTGGAGAGGCGCTACCCCGCCCAGCTCTCCGGCGGCCAGCGCCAGAGGGTGGCCCTCGCCCGCGCCCTGGCCACGGAGCCTTCGGTCCTGCTGATGGACGAACCCCTCTCCAGCCTCGACGAGACGCTGCGCGGGAGACTGGCCGGGCTCATCGTCGAGCTTCAGCAAAAGCGGGGCTTTACGCTGCTCTACGTCACCCATGACCGCAGGGAAGTGGAGACCATCGCGACACGGGTTTACCGGATGGAATGACGGCATGGCAGAAAAGTAGAGGTGCCCTATATAACACTTTTTGCGAATGTCTGATCATGCAAACCTTCGATATAATGAAGAGACGTAACACAAAGCGTGACGTCCTCTATATTTTCGATTTCGAAATATGAAGGAGAGAGCATAAAATCTTTTGGGAGGGCCGGTCTTTGCCAAAACAAGCGAAGCGTTCCCGAAGGGATGTTTTTTTGGAAAACCTGGGCTTTGTCCATCTCTTGCAATAACATCAAATCATAAATACTGCGATTCCGCAAGTGGAGGGGGAGGACATTTGCCGACAAAAGGAAAAAAGTGGGAACCCGTCTCTACCGTTTTCTGGTCGATGAGTGGTTGCTTCTCGTTTCGCTGATCGGCCTGATTACCACATCACTCTATCTGAAGCATTGGCCGCATTACACCTGGCGGGACGGCGCTCCCGTTTTTCTCCTTTATGCACTGTTCGTATCTGTCAAAGGCATCGAAAAGAGCCGTTTGTTGCTCGGTATCTCCGGGTTTTTGGAGAAGAGTCACCATGTGCCTTTGATTCTTGTCATCACTACTTTTTTTCTCTCCATGTTCCTCACGATCGATGTCAGTCTGGTTACGATGCTTCCCATTGTCCTTTCCATGCATCTGAAGCAGAAAGGACGCCTCGTGATTCTTGTGGCGTTGACCGCCCATGCCGGCGCTGCCCTGACCCCTTTCGGAACGCCCCAGAACCTCTTTATCTACACTTATTACGATCCGGGCTTCATCCCTTTCCTGAAGGCAATCGCCCCTTTCTCTTTCGGACTATTGTTCCTCTATCTCCTTGCCGCACTGTTTATGGGAAGAAAGCCCGCTACCAAATTGAAAAGCGGTCACGTCCATATCGAACGGCCCAAAGCTTTCGTCTGGATACTTCTGTTGGGCATCGTCGTTTTGTCTACTTTGCATCTCCTACCGGCAGGGACCGCGCTGTTCGCACCGCTCTATGCCCTTCTCATCGACCGTAGAAGCTTGAAGGTAGATTATGCGCTCTTGTTGACATTTCTCGCTTTCATAGGATTGACTTCCAATATCAAGGCATTGATCGGGGGCACCATAGAGCATCCCGGACATATTTTTCTGCTTTCGAGTCTGACGAGTCAGGTGCTCAGCAATGTACCGACGACCCTCCTGTTCGAAAAGTTCACTTCCCAATGGCAGGCGCTGCTTTGGGGGACCAATGTCGGAGGGTACGGAACCCTTGTCGCAGCCATCGCCAATCTCATCACCTACCGCATCTATAGAGCCTCTGCACCCAAAAATGTAGAGTGCGCTTTCCTGAGAAATTTTACCTTGGCAGGCTTTCTCTCTTTTTTTGCGGGATTTGTCATCCATTTCATGCTCTACAACCATCTGTACCGGTTTTAGAGCTCTCCTTTGGTTTTTGCAGAGTGTCAGCTTTTTGCCGATATAATGATCTTTTGTTACGCAAAACTTGAGTGAAGCCCATGCTTTGGCGGGGACACGAGTGTCCCCTGCACCCCCCTAAAGCTTCGAAATCGGAGATTTCGAGAAGAGGCCACGCCTTTGCGTAACCTCCAATACCTAATGAATCTTGTTGCACCCCGTCGGGTGCGGCACAGGGAGCGATGGAATGCAAAAGAAGATGCAGGTGGTCCAGACACTGCTGGATACGCTGCCGTTCATACGCAAATTTTCGGGCCAGACCGTCGTCGTCAAGTATGGCGGTGCCGCCCAGGTCAATCCGGAATTGAAAGAGAAGTTCGCCCAGGATATCGTACTGATGCATCTGGTGGGCATCAAACCGGTGGTGGTCCACGGCGGCGGGCCGAAGATCACCCAATTGCTGGGCGACCTTGGGATCGAAACCGAATTCGTCGACGGACAGCGTGTCACCTCGAAAGAGGCGATGCGGATCGCCGAAATGGTGCTCAGTGGTGAGGTGAACAAGGAGATTGTCTCCATGCTCAACGACCACGGTTCCAAAGCCATCGGTATCAGCGGCAAAGACGCTCAGTTCATCCTGGCGAGGGCCAAAGACCGCAGCCGCTGGGGCTACACCGGGGTCATCGAAGAGATCAATGCAGAGGTGGTGGAGAATCTGATGAAGGAGCACTTCATCCCCGTCATCGCCCCCATCGCCGCGAGCAAAGACCCGGGGGAACCGGGCTTCAACATCAACGCCGACCTGGCGGCCAGCCGCATCGCCGTGGCGCTGAAGGCGACGAAAGTGGTCTTCCTGACCGACACCCCCGGCGTACTCGACGGCGACGGGCAGCTCATCGGTACCCTGGGGAGCGAAAAGATCGAACTGCTCAAGAACGAGGGGGTCATCAGCGGCGGCATGGTCCCCAAGGTGGACGCCTGCCTGGAGGCGATCCGCGGGGGCGTGCAGAAGGCGCATATCATCGACGGGCGTATCGAACACTCTTTGCTGCTGGAGATCTTCACCAGCGAAGGTGTAGGCACACAAATCGTACATTAAAGGGTGACTATGAGATTATGGAAAAAGAGTCTGGTGCTGGCTTCGGCCATGGTGATGCTGGGGGGCTGCTTCAAAAGCGAAGCCCCCAAGTGTTCCGACCCGCAGGTGATCGGCCTGGTGAAGCAGATCTATGCCGAAAACGTGGCGGAGATGGCCAAAACCAACCCGATGTTCGCCATCTTCAAAGAGGCGATACCGAGCCAGATCGTCTCCATCGATTCGGCCCGGCCCGTCAAATATGACGAGAATATCAAGCTCAGAAGCTGCAAAGCCGTCGCCCGTTTCGACGACAACCGCACCGCCAACATCGAATACACCGTCCAGCTGGATGAGAAGAAGAGCGACCAGTTCTATGTGGAGATGAAATTCGACTTTCTCCAGGGGCTCGCCCAGCAGGGGATGATGCAGAAGATCATGCACGATGTGAAGTAGGGGAACCGATGTCGAAGAAGATCTACTGCATCGCCCAGTTTCGCGCCAGGAAGGGCCGGGAAGATGAGCTTTTCGAAACCCTCAAAGCCCTCGAACCCGACACGTTGCGGGAAGATGGCTGCCTAAGGTATGTCGTGACCAGAAAAATAGAGCACCCCTGTGCGCCGGGAACCACCGACTACCCCATCGTCTTCAACGAGATCTGGGCCGACGATGCCGCTTTCACGGCCCACTGCCGACGGGAGGCGATCCAGAGCTTTTTTCAGCGCGAGTGCGTCGACCCGGAAGGCGCCGTGGAAGCCTACAATGTCTGCGTCTATACCGACGAAGGCGTCCATTACGACGCACCTGAATTCGGAGCTACCTGTGAGTGAGTTTCGCCTGGTGCTTGTGAGCGCCTCGGGCATCGACGAAGCGGAGCGTATCGCCCGCAAAATCGTGGAGAAGGAGCTGGCGGCCTGTGTCAACATCGTCCCCAAAATCAGCTCCGTCTACCGCTGGCAGGGAGAGGTGCAGGAGGACAGGGAAGCGCTGATGCTCATTAAAACCGATGCCAAAAACCTTCCCAGACTCAAAAAGCGCATCAAAAAGATGCATAGTTACGACATTCCCGAATTTCTCGTTTTCGACATAAAAGACGGTGATGACGACTACCTCAAATGGATGGGAAGCGTTCTGCGGTGAACAGGGAACAGTGAACGGTGAACGGTTTCCCAATGACCAATGACTAATGACCAATGACCAATGACCAAACTTGCTATAATCGCGGAAAAATTTATGACAGGAATGACGGTATGACCTTTATCGAAACCCGTGGAAATGACGGTGTCAAACCCTCGGAGGTGGCTTTCAGCGAAGCCATTTTGTCTCCCAGTGCCAGTTTCGGGGGGCTCTATGTTCCCAAAACGCTGCCCCGGCTCGATTTCGACTTTTTCAAAGCCCACACCGGCAGCCACTACAAAACACTCTGCAAAGCGCTTTTCGAAAAGTTCGACGTGGATATCCCCGCAGAAGAGCTGTCGGCGGCGCTGGACCGCTATGACCGCTTCGACGACCCTTCCGACCCGGTTCCGCTGAAGCAGGTGGAAGAGGATGCCTTCGTCAGTGAGCTGTGGCACGGTCCGACCCGCGCATTCAAAGATATGGCGCTCCAGCCTTTCGGCTACATTCTCTCCAAACTGGCCGAGCGCAGGGGCGAGCACTACCTGATCATGGCGGCTACCAGCGGCGATACGGGGCCCGCGACACTGGAGACATTCAAAAATGCCCCCAACATCAAAGTCGCCTGCCTCTATCCTGCCGGCGGCACCAGCGACGTTCAGCGCCTGCAGATGGTCACCGAAGAGGCGGCCAACGAAAAGGTCATCGGCATCCGCGGCGACTTCGACGATGCCCAGACCGCTTTGAAGAACCTGCTCGCCAGCGAAAGTTTCAAGCGCAAGCTCAAAGAGAGCCAGACCGAACTCTCCGCGGCCAACTCGGTCAACTTCGGGCGTATCATCTTCCAGATCATCTACCATATTTACAGCTACCTCAAGCTCGTGGAACGGGGTGAAGTGGCGCTGGGAGAGCATATCTACATCATCGTTCCCAGCGGAAACTTCGGCAACGTGTTGGGTGCCTATTACGCCAAAAAGATGGGACTGCCGGTCGAAAAGCTGCTCATATCATCAAATATTAACAACATTCTGACGGACCTCGTCACCAAAGGGGAGTACGACCTGCGGGGCAGGTCGCTTTGCCAGACCACCTCTCCGGCGATGGATATACTCAAATCCTCCAACGTCGAGCGCGTTCTTTTTGACAAATTCGGCCCCGAGCGGACCAGGGAGCTGATGGAGAGCCTGAACGAAAAGGGCTTTTACAGGCTGAGCGGGGACGAATTGGCGATGCTGCGGGAGGATTTCGACGCCACCTTCTGCAGTGATGAGGAGGGCAAGGCGGTCATCGCAGCCTATGCGAAAAAGGGGTATATCATGGACCCCCACACGGCGACCTGTTTCAAAGCCTACGATCAACTTCGCAAAAAATCCCTCAAAACCGTCATCTGCTCCACGGCGGAGTGGACCAAATTCAGCCGAACCGTCTGCGACGCCCTGGGTCATCCGGTCGAACGGGACATCGAGGCGCTGCAGTGGGTGAGCGGACACTACGGCGTCGAGGTGCCGCCCATGATCGCCGAACTTTTCGAAAAGCCGATCGTCCATGACACGGTGGTGGAGAAAGAGGCGATCGAGGAAGAGATCCTCAAGTTCATCTGATGCGAATCGCCGTCATAGGCGGCGGCGCCGCCGGGCTGATGGGCGCACTGACCGCGGCGAAAGCGGGCGGTGACCGGGTTCATATAGATTTATATGAATCCGGGGACGAGGTGGGGCGAAAGATTCTCGCCTCGGGAAACGGCCGCTGCAACATCTCCAACAAAGACCTCTCTTACCACCATTTCCACGGGTTGGATCCCGCTTTTGTCCAACCGGCCCTGAAGCGCTTCGGTTTTGACGATTTCCGCCGTTTCTGCGAGTCGATCGGCCTGCTCCTGCAGGTTCGGGAGGATGGCCGCGCCTATCCCCTCGGCAACGAAGCGCGTTCGGTACAGCGCGCCCTGAAGCGCGCCGTAGAACGCGCCGGCGTGCAGGTCGTGACCGAGACGCCGGTTTCGTCGCTGCGACGGGAGGGGGGAACGTTCACGCTGCCGACCCCCGCCGGGCCGAAGCGCTACGACCGCATTCTCGTTGCCACGGGCTCTCCGGCGGCGCCGCAGCTCGGCGGCACTGCGGGAGGGCTGGAGCTGGCCGCCTCCCTGGGACACACCCTCATCCCCTCCTATCCGGCACTGGTGGGGCTGCATCTGAAAGAGCGGCGGCACGAAAGGATGCAGGGTGTCAAAACGGTGGCGGCGTTGACACTCTACATTGACGGCAGGGCAGGGAAAAAGGTGACGGGAGACCTGCTCTTCACCCGTTACGGCATGTCGGGTTTCGGGGTGCTGGACATCTCCACCGAGGCTTCCGAAGCCCTCGTGACAGGACGGGATGTCAAGGTCGGCGCGGATCTGCTCCCGGAGCTGGGCCGGCAGGAGATCACAGCCGTTTTGACCCGTTTCGCCAAGGCTTTTTCCCAAACCCCGGTGTCGGAAGTGCTGGAAGGGTTGCTCCCCCATAAAATCGCCCGGACACTCTGTCAAAGCCTGGGACTCGACCCCTCTTTGCCAGCCGGCAGGTTGACACCCAAAGAGATCCGAAGCCTCGGCGCCAGAGTCAAGGATTGGCGTTTCGGCGTCGTGGAGACCCACGGTTACAGACACGCCGAAGCCGCCGGTGGCGGGGTGCACTGCCTGGAAGTCGACAGCAGGACCATGGCATCCAAAAAGGTGGAGGGGCTCTATTTCGCCGGGGAGGTGCTCGACATCGTCGGAGAGAGGGGCGGGTACAACCTCCATTTCGCCTGGGCATCGGGCTATCTGGCGGGTCTTGCCCTGGTGAAATAGCCCTTCTCTCTTTCAGTCTGACATAAGAGCAGTTGGGGGATAATAAATCATAATACCGGATACCAGTTGCAGAAAGAGGTTTGCCATGGAGATTATGAAGTTCGGCGAAGCGGCCAAAAGAATGCATGCCGACCAGGACCGTACGAAAGCGCTGCTGGACGAAAACATCGTTCCCAATATCAAAAAGAGCGGCAACAAACGGGACACCTACTACGTTCCCGAACTCTTTTTCGACTATGCCAAAGCGATGCTCGGTCTCGAAAAGGAGAAGGAGTTCAAACATCTGCCGATAGACGTCGAGACCTACCGGAAGTTTCACAACCGCAAAGGCGTGAAGACCATCGCCTTCTCCAATCTCAAAGGGGGTGTGGGGAAAACTTCCATCGCCGCCAACTTCGCCTACAACCTGGCGCTGCTGAACAAGCGGGTGCTTCTGGTCGACATGGATTCCCAGGCCAACAGCTCCCGCTACTTCGCCAACCGCTACTTCGTCAACGAGAGCATCAAGAACATCTTCGACAAAATGACCCGCAGGGAGCCGGTGGAAAAAGAGGATGTCCGCCGCTACATCGTTCCCATCGACTTCGACAATGCCGAGCTGGAACTGCTGCCCAGCGAACTCTCCCTGGGGCGTATCGTGGAGTTCAGCCGCTCGGTCTTTACGATGCCCCACAAAAAGCTGGCCGATATGCTCAAACTGGTTGAAGAGGATTACGACTTCATCGTCATCGACACCCCGCCCTCGGTGGGTCTCTCCCTGCATATGGCGCTCTATGCCAGTGACCTGGTGAGCATCGTGACCGATGCGGAAGACTTCAGTGTCAACGGCCTCAACGAACTCTACCTGGAGATCCGTGAACTGGCGGAGGAGACCGACCACGATGTCCGGGTCGATTCGGTCTTCATCAACAAAGTCAAAAAGAGCAACATCCACAGCGTCTACATCGAAGCGATCGCCGAGATGGCAGCCCGGGAGGGGATCGACAACGTCTATGTCGTCAAGGAGAGCACCCGGCTCAAAGAGTCCCAGAATCTGCACATTCCCCTCGTAGAGTACAAGAAGGAACTCGAAAAACGGCTGCCGATCGCCGAGAGTATGGTCGAATATGCCGTCGAAAAAGCGCAGGAGGCGTAAAAATGGCCAAACTCGACATTCAGAAATTCAAAAAGAACGCCAAAAGCACCCTGGACAGGAAAGAGAGCCACGGTATCTTCAAAGAGCAGGCGGAAAAGGTGGAGACGATCCCCCTCGACGCTCTGGAAACCGGTCTGGCGATACGCCTTTTCGAGACGGGTTCGGAGCTCTTGAAAGCCTCCATTGCCGAAATGGGCCAGTTGGAGCCGATCGTCGTGCGCCGCGCGGGAGAGAAGTACGAAATACTTGATGGCCACCGCAGGGTCGCCGCGGCCAGAGCGCTCGGAAGGGCGGACATACCCGCGGAAGTGGCGGCGGTCGGGGAGAAGGAAGCCCCCTTCATGCCCTGGCTGCTCAACGCGCCGGAGAGTTTCGACCTCATTGAGACGGCCCTCTACCTGCAGAGGCTGGAGCAGGTGTTCGGCTTCGACGAGGAGACGATCGAGCGCAACATCGGGCTGAAACTCTCCGACTACCGCGAACTCTTTTTCGATTGCCAGGAAGGCGAAGCGCCGCTGAGCGCTTTCAACCGCCACTTCGAAGGGGTGTTGAAACGCTATTTCCGGTTTGTCAACGGAGAGCTCGACATCGAGAAGAGCGGGGTGAGGCTGCGCCTCAAAATCGACGAGGCCAAAGCCGATGACAAAGCGAAAGCGGAAATCTATCGTTTGATATTCCGTCTTTCAAAGCTATGAAAATCCATTTTTTGATACGTCTTTCATTTGGCGGCCTGCTTTTTTTATTTCTGCTTACCGGCTGCGGCGGCGAAAACGGCTCTGCCGCCTCCGAAAAGCAGGAGCCTCGCAACTATACGCTCCATACAAACGTTACTGCGACGGTTTTCTGGATCGGTGAGGAGGCGGGGCCGCAAAACGGCGGTATCGCCAATCGTTCCAGTGCCTGGGATGAAAACTGGGTGGCGCATTACGGCGGTATCGACACGCCGAAGAGTCGCAAAGGATACGGGCCGGCGGGTTTCTTTCCTCATGAGAACCCTTTTTATGCGGCACTCCCTTTCAATGATTTTGATGCCGAGGGTCTCAGGAAGGCGAATCTTTCCGGGATCATCCCCTGGTATGAAGCCGGATTGCCGGATGGTCGTTCCTACTGCAAAAACCGATGGATAGAAATCGTCAAAGGGAGCCGAAAAGCCTATGCCCAGTGGGAAGATGCCGGTCCTTTCGGCGAAGATGACGCCGCCTATGTTTTTGGCGATGCGAGACCGAAAAACCGGATCAACGAAGGAGCGGGCATCGACCTTTCGCCGGCGGTAAGGGACTATCTCGGCCTGGAGGATATCGACCGGGTTGCGTGGCGTTTTGTCGATGAGAAAGATGTTCCCCAGGGGCCCTGGAAAAGGGTTGTTACGGTCAGCGGTGTCGATTGGCCGGCGTGGGTTTCTTTGGCACCCCGTACGACATGGCAATGGCAGTTGCAGGGTGAGGTGAATCTCTCTTATGATGTAGATATGTACGATATCGACCTTTTCGAAGCGGAGCAAGCATTGATCGGGAGACTCCATGCCGACGGAAAGTATGTGGTCTGTTATTTCAGTGCCGGCAGTTATGAAAAGTGGCGTGAGGACAGCGGAAGATTTCCCGAAGCGGTTCTCGGAAAACCGCTCCGGGAATGGGAAGGAGAGAGATGGCTGGATATCCGTGCCGAATCGGTTCGCGGCATTATGAAATCAAGGCTTGAACTGGCAAAAGCGAAAGGGTGTGATGCCGTGGAACCGGACAATGTAGACGGATATGTAAACAATACCGGTTTTGTTCTGACGGGAAGAGATCAGCTTGACTATAACCGGTTTCTTGCCGAAGAGGCCCATAAGCGGGGTTTGGGAGTGGGACTGAAAAACGACCTGGATCAATCGGAAACTTTGGAACCCTGGTTCGACTTCTCAATGAATGAAGAGTGTCATCAAGATCAGGAATGTGACCTTCTTACTCCTTTTATAAGAGCGGGGAAACCGGTTTTCAATGTAGAGTATGCACAAAAATACAGAGAAGATATAGATGCCCGGTACATGCTTTGTGAAGATGCGAGAAGGCGGGGTTTTCACACACTCGTTCTTCCGGCCGGACTGGATGACAGTTTCCGCTACAGTTGTGACAACACTCCCTGAAAGTTCTATAAAGTACCGATTTAGACCCTGGAGAAACGTTACATACAAGAGTGTGGTTGAAAAATTAGATATGACCGTCTGATTGCAATAGACGAAAGATAGGTAATAGTGCAGGGTTGTTGCTGTTCAAAACTTTTCCTCTGCCGGAGAGTCCGGAAAACGATGGTTTTCCGAACCGCTCCATCGGGAAAAAATGTCGTGAATCCTATTTCTCCCACGCCCATCTTCTGACTTGGCGGTGGCACCATGTGCATTGCTGCATGATATGTGTATACCCTGCGGCAATCCGTGAATAGTCGTGTTTGCTGAAGATATCTTCACGCATCATGTCAACATATTTCTGAATTTTCATTTCACTCTGTTTGGCCATGCTCATGGCAAATTCAGGATTGTCGGGCATGAATCTCTTCAGAGCCTCTCCATGTTTAGTGAGAAAACCGGGACGCACCCTCTTGAGGTCCCTTACGCCGGCGAGCAGCAGTACTCTGTCGTTGTAGAGTATCGCTTTTTGGATCCGCATCAATCCGTTGGCCATGGATTTCATGGTATTTTTGAGCGCTTGTTGCTCCGGGGTCATTGGTGTTTTTGTCTGACCGGCACCCAACATCACAATTCCGAGTCCGAGTGTCAAAAGAATCTTCTTCATGACAGCTCCTTTCGTTGTGATAAGAATATTTTATTCCAATAACCCAAAGGATGCCTTGAAAAATATAAATTAAGATTATATTTAATCTATTGGTGCAAGGTGATGTGAAATTCCATAGAAGTGATCGTCAGGAAAAGAGAAGAGAGTAGGGGCGCTCCAGTTGCTGCACGAGGGCCGGGATGCTGACGTTTCGGCTGACTCTAACGAACTCTTTGCCGTCGAGAAAGACGATGGCCGTGGGGATGGAGAAGACGCCAAACTGCGCCGCGATGTCGGGGTGTTCGCCCACATCCACGGTGATCTTTTCTATTTCGGGGAAACGGTCGTCGAATGCTTCGAAGAGTTTGGGCTGCAGGGCGTGGCAGACGTTGCAGTGCTCCCCCCAGAAGTAGAGCATCACCCCCGGTTTTTCGGCTATGGCTTGCTGTACGCTTTCCAGTGTCATCGGTCACTCCTCTCTATTTTCCAGCTCTTCCTTGAGCTCCAGCAGCTCCAGGTAGCGGTCGGCTTTGGTGTTGTAGGCCACCTCCAGCCCGTTCAGTTCGTCGGTCAGTTTCTGGATGCCCTTTTCCTGATAGCAGTCGGGGTCGGCCAGGCATTCGTTGATTTCGGCGATGCGGTTTTCGAGCGCATCGATCTCCTCCGGCAGGGCGTCGAGTTCCCGCTGCTCTTTGTAGCTCAGTTTTCTTTTCTTTCTCTGGGCCTGCTTTGCCACCGGCCGGGGTTTCTCCTGTTCCGTTTCGATCTCGTGTTCGTAGGCTTCCAGGTTTTTGAGCTCCTTTTCGATGGCGAGAAATTCGGAGTAGGGCCGGAAGCTCTCCTCGACGATGCCATGGCCTTTGAAAATGAAAAGTTTTTTTGCGATCTTGTCCACGAAATAGCGGTCGTGGCTGACGAAAATGAGGGCGCCGGGAAAGTTGAGCAGGTACTCTTCGAGAATGTTGATGGTGGGAATGTCGAGGTCGTTGGTCGGTTCGTCGAGGATGAGGCAGTCGACCTTTTTAGTAAAGAGCAGGGCCAGGGCGACCCGGTTCTTTTCACCGCCGCTGAGCACGCCGATCTTCTTGTCCAGGTACTCCTTGGGAAAGAGAAAATTTTTCAGGTAGCCGTAGACGTGCATGTTCTTGCCCTGTACGTCGACCCGGTCGCCGCCGTAGGGGCAGAAGGTTTCGATGAGGTTTTTGTCGTCGTCGAGCATCTCCCTGTGCTGGTCGAAATAGCCGATTTTGAAATCACCCCGTTTGATGACGCCGGCGTCGGGTTTCTCCCGCCCCAGCAGCAGGTGAAGGAAGGTCGATTTTCCGCTGCCGTTCTTGCCGACGATGGCGATGCGGTCTTTCTGGAGGATGCGGTTGGAGAAGTTGTGGATGAGCAGTTTCTCCCCCAGCCGTTTCTCCAGATGCTCGATCTCGAAGAGGACCTTTTTCCGGCTGACCCCCTCTTCGCGGTTGAAGTGGTGTTTCTCCCGCTCCAGTTCCAGTTTGATCTTCCGGATGGCGGCAGGGTTCTTTTTCGCTTTTTCCCGCAGCTCCATGACCCGCTTTTTGCGCCCCTCGTTGCGTTTGAGCCGTGCTTTGACCCCCCGGCTGAGCCACTCCTCTTCGGCTTTGAGGAGTTTGAGGAGGTTTTCGTGCTCCTTCGCCATGGCCTGCAGCAGCTGCTCTTTTTGCTGGAGGTAGCTTTCGTAGCCCCCCTTGAAGCTGCGCAGTTTGTGGTCGTCGATCTCCACGGTGCGCGTGGCGATGCGGTCGATGAAGTAGCGGTCGTGAGAGATGAGAAGCAGGGTGAAGCGCTCTTTGAGCAGGAGCTCTTCGAGAAATTCGACCATATAGACATCCAGGTGGTTGGTCGGCTCGTCCAGCATCAGGATGTCCGGCTTTTTCAGAAGCAAAGAGGCCAGCGCCACGCGGCGCTGCTCGCCCCCGCTGAGGAGGTTGACGGGGCGTTTTTCGTAGGTTTTGAGGTCGAACTCTTTGAGGATGCGTTCGATCTTGTCGTCCAGGTTCCAGGCGTTGTGGTAATCGAGAAAGGCAGTCAGTTTGGCGTGCTCCTCCAGCAGCGCTCTGTTGTCAAAATCCTCAGCCAGAAGATGGGAGAGCTCTTCGTAGCGGGCTTTGGCGGCCTGGATTTCGGTCAGCTCCTTCTCGATGGCCTCCCTGACCGTGACGCCCGCCTCGAACACGGGCTGCTGCGGCAGCATCTCGATACGGATGCCCTGACGGACGATGCGCTTGCCGCCATCGGGTTCGATCTCGCCGGCGACGATCTTCATGAGGGTGCTCTTGCCGCTGCCGTTACGCCCCACGATGACGATGCGTTCGCCCTCGTCGATATGGAAATCGATCCCTTTGAAAATGATCTGATGTTCGAACTGCTTGTCGACATCCAGGAGGTCTACGAGTGCCATGGAATCCTTTTCTTATGCGATGCAACTACTTCGTTGTTTCGGAAATGGATTTTAACCTATCTGGGCTATAATCCGGCTAATTCAACCGATCGGGGCTATTTTCATGATTCAGGCACTCTCCATTCTCTACTTTCTCTATGTTCTCGTCAAGGTTTACATCAGTGTCATGCAGATCGGCTATGTGGCCAGGGCCAAAGATATGCCGCCGGTGCTGATGAAACCGAGCACCTGGATGAAATCGGCCCGCTATCTCATATCCACGGAGCGGGTGAAGATCGTCGAGACGCTGGTCGATTACGCCCTCTTCGTCTTCTGGCTCGCCTGGGGCCTGCACTGGCTCGATACGGTCACCTGGAGCATGGATCCGGTATGGCAGGCGGCGGTGGCCGTCGACATCTTCCTGGTGGTCAACTATGTGGTTGAGCTTCCTTTCACCATCTACCAGACCTTCGTCATCGACGAGCGTTTCAAATTCAACCAGATGACACCGGACCTTTTCATCAAAGACCAGCTCAAAAAGGGTGCGCTGACACTTGCGGTCGCATCGCTGCTGAGTGCGGCGGTCGCCTGGATCATCGTCAACGTGCCGATGTGGTGGTTCGTCAGCTTCCTGCTGATCTTCGCGGTGATCGTTCTGCTCAACCTTCTCTACCCCACCTTCATCGCGCCGATGTTCAACAGGTTCACCCCCTTGAAAGATGAGAAACTCAAGGCCAAAATCGACGACCTGCTCCAAAAGAGCGGTTTTCAAAGTGAAGGGGTCTACGTCGTCGACGCCAGCAAGCGTGACAGCCGGCTCAACGCCTACTTCGCGGGGCTTGGCAGGGCG
It encodes the following:
- the abc-f gene encoding ribosomal protection-like ABC-F family protein, coding for MALVDLLDVDKQFEHQIIFKGIDFHIDEGERIVIVGRNGSGKSTLMKIVAGEIEPDGGKRIVRQGIRIEMLPQQPVFEAGVTVREAIEKELTEIQAAKARYEELSHLLAEDFDNRALLEEHAKLTAFLDYHNAWNLDDKIERILKEFDLKTYEKRPVNLLSGGEQRRVALASLLLKKPDILMLDEPTNHLDVYMVEFLEELLLKERFTLLLISHDRYFIDRIATRTVEIDDHKLRSFKGGYESYLQQKEQLLQAMAKEHENLLKLLKAEEEWLSRGVKARLKRNEGRKKRVMELREKAKKNPAAIRKIKLELEREKHHFNREEGVSRKKVLFEIEHLEKRLGEKLLIHNFSNRILQKDRIAIVGKNGSGKSTFLHLLLGREKPDAGVIKRGDFKIGYFDQHREMLDDDKNLIETFCPYGGDRVDVQGKNMHVYGYLKNFLFPKEYLDKKIGVLSGGEKNRVALALLFTKKVDCLILDEPTNDLDIPTINILEEYLLNFPGALIFVSHDRYFVDKIAKKLFIFKGHGIVEESFRPYSEFLAIEKELKNLEAYEHEIETEQEKPRPVAKQAQRKKRKLSYKEQRELDALPEEIDALENRIAEINECLADPDCYQEKGIQKLTDELNGLEVAYNTKADRYLELLELKEELENREE
- a CDS encoding M48 family metallopeptidase gives rise to the protein MIQALSILYFLYVLVKVYISVMQIGYVARAKDMPPVLMKPSTWMKSARYLISTERVKIVETLVDYALFVFWLAWGLHWLDTVTWSMDPVWQAAVAVDIFLVVNYVVELPFTIYQTFVIDERFKFNQMTPDLFIKDQLKKGALTLAVASLLSAAVAWIIVNVPMWWFVSFLLIFAVIVLLNLLYPTFIAPMFNRFTPLKDEKLKAKIDDLLQKSGFQSEGVYVVDASKRDSRLNAYFAGLGRAKRVVLFDTLIEKLTPDEILAVLGHELGHFKHRDIYKMIAMMGGVLFVGFYIFGNLPTSLFMELGVRQSPAMIIILFLLLVPVFIFIFMPVISFVSRSNEYAADRYAASQRPAADLISALKKLVDENKSFPKSHKLSIFFYHSHPPVIERLRALGDKSVCDKEGKDEALKGECSL